A single region of the Cricetulus griseus strain 17A/GY unplaced genomic scaffold, alternate assembly CriGri-PICRH-1.0 unplaced_scaffold_1, whole genome shotgun sequence genome encodes:
- the LOC100762789 gene encoding ephrin-B2 isoform X2, whose amino-acid sequence MKIIVKVGQGTSTEGNSAGQSANNLLGSKVALLTGITSGCIIVIVIIITLVVLLLKNRRRHRKHSPQHSTTPKRGGNNSGWEPSDVLIPLRIADSVSRPHYEKVSGDYGHPVYIVQEMPAQNPANIYYKV is encoded by the exons ATGAAGATCATCGTGAAAGTTGGACAAG GTACCAGCACTGAAGGCAACAGCGCAGGGCAATCCGCCAACAACCTCCTGGGTTCCAAAGTGGCCTTACTCACGGGAATCACATCAGGATGCATCAtcgtcatcgtcatcatcatcaccttggTGGTACTGCTGCTCAAGAACCGCAGGAGGCACCGCAAACACTCTCCACAGCACAGTACCACACCCAAACGAGGTGGCAACAACTCTGGCTGGGAACCCAGTGATGTTCTCATACCGCTAAGGATTGCAGACAGTGTCTCCCGCCCACACTATGAGAAGGTCAGCGGAGACTATGGGCACCCAGTGTACATCGTGCAGGAGATGCCCGCACAGAATCCTGCCAACATTTACTACAAGGTCTGA